A window of the Bacteroidota bacterium genome harbors these coding sequences:
- the cysD gene encoding sulfate adenylyltransferase subunit CysD, whose protein sequence is MAYKFSHLDHLESEAVYIIREVAAQFQKPMLLFSGGKDSMLILHLAWKAFYPARIPFPIVHVDTGHNFEETIIYRDKMAKKYEVNLVVGYVQDAIDSGKVKEETGINSSRNWFQSVTLLDTIESNKFDCALGGGRRDEEKARAKERFFSHRNEFGEWDPKNQRPELWNLFNGRKNYGEHFRVFPISNWTEMDVWQYIKREEIELPSIYFNHKRRVFNRDGVWLAESPFNPMKPTEVVEEKEVRFRTIGDISCTGAIESRVSNIDDIIAEVAAFRVTERSGRHDDKRSETAMEDRKKEGYF, encoded by the coding sequence ATGGCTTATAAATTTTCACATCTTGATCATTTAGAATCAGAAGCAGTTTATATAATCAGAGAGGTGGCTGCACAATTTCAAAAACCGATGTTATTGTTTTCTGGAGGAAAAGACTCTATGTTAATTTTGCATCTGGCCTGGAAGGCTTTTTATCCGGCACGTATTCCCTTTCCTATTGTACATGTCGACACAGGACATAATTTTGAAGAAACAATTATATACAGGGATAAAATGGCCAAGAAATACGAAGTTAATTTGGTAGTTGGCTATGTACAGGATGCTATTGATTCAGGTAAAGTGAAAGAAGAAACCGGAATCAATTCAAGCAGAAACTGGTTTCAATCTGTGACTCTATTGGATACAATTGAATCGAATAAATTTGATTGTGCTCTTGGCGGAGGCCGAAGGGATGAAGAAAAAGCCCGGGCAAAAGAACGTTTTTTCTCACACCGAAATGAATTTGGTGAGTGGGATCCTAAAAATCAACGCCCCGAACTTTGGAATCTTTTCAATGGACGAAAAAATTATGGCGAACATTTTAGAGTTTTCCCTATTAGTAATTGGACAGAAATGGATGTTTGGCAGTACATTAAACGAGAGGAAATAGAATTGCCATCTATTTATTTTAATCATAAAAGACGTGTTTTTAATAGAGACGGTGTTTGGTTGGCAGAGTCGCCTTTTAATCCAATGAAACCTACAGAAGTTGTCGAAGAAAAGGAAGTCAGGTTCAGAACCATTGGTGATATTTCTTGTACAGGTGCTATTGAGTCCAGGGTAAGTAATATTGATGATATTATTGCTGAAGTAGCTGCATTTCGTGTGACTGAAAGATCCGGCAGACATGATGATAAACGCTCAGAAACAGCCATGGAAGATCGCAAGAAAGAAGGCTATTTTTAA